In Thermodesulfobacteriota bacterium, the sequence CAAGGCCAACCCTTTTTTTCATTCCGCCGCTAAGGTCAGAGGGCATCTTGTCTTCAATATCAGGCAGCCCCACCATCTCAAGGTTTCTTGAAACGATTTCTTTAATTTCATTCTCTGGATAGTTTGCGTTCTCACGAAGCGGGTATGCAATATTTTCCTCAACAGTAAGGGAATCAAAAAGCGCTGCTCCCTGAAAGAGCATGCCTATTTTTTTTCTAACATTTACAAGTTCTCTCTCATCCATTGGCACAATGTTCTCACCCTCAATTATAACGTCGCCCTTATCGGGCTTAAGAAGACCCGTGATTTCCTTAAGCAAAACACTCTTTCCGGATCCGCTACCGCCAAGAACAGTTATGTTCTCGCCGCGCTTGATAGATATATCAACACCCATATGAACTTCTTTAGTGTCAAAGGATTTATAAACGTTATTGATACCAATTATTTCTTCTGACATGAATTGAAATTATATCCTTTAAAAATTTAAACTCTGTATTAGATTCCTACCCAGTCTAATTAGCCTTTGACAATTTGTCAAAAAAACATTTTGCTGAATTTGTAGATGAGTGCGAATATTCAAAAATGATTGACTTTTAGGGCATATAGATGTATAAAAATGTAAACCAAAAACAACTAACTGGGTTGAGTTTTATATACTGTATAACAAATAGAGTCTCGAACTAATAGGTTGTTTACACAAAGCGAGAAAAGGTTTATGAGAAGAGAAAACGTCCGGTCTGAGAATGAGCTTGAAGTAAATTTAAAGTTTCTAACTCAATTTATAATCCACCCGACCAAAATAGGAGCCATTGCTCCTTCCAACGACAGTCTTTGCGACTTAATGACTGACATGGCAGAACTTAAAGAAGTATCGAGCGTTGTGGAATTTGGCCCTGGGACAGGCGTTATTACTGAGAAAATTGTAAATAAGATATCTGAAGATACAACGTTTTTCGCAATGGAAATCAACGAAACACTGGTTGAAGCCACAAAAAAGCGATGCCCTGAAGCAACTGTATATCTAGACTCTGCAAGCAGTGCAAAAAAATACTTGGATATACATGGCGAAAAGGGTTGTGATTGCATAATAAGCAGTCTTCCTTGGTCCACTTTCAGTGATGATCTACAAGATGATTTGATGGATACAATTATTGATGTGCTTCACCCGGGAGGAAAATTTTTAACCTATGCTTATGTACCAGGTCTTATTTTTCCTTCAGCCAGAAGGTTTAGAAAAAAACTCCATGAAAAATTTGATAAGATCACCAGAAGTAAGATCGTATGGACCAATTTCCCGCCTGCATTTGTTTATTACGCTGAAAAAACTTAATAATTATTCATTTGACACCCATTTCAAAAAATTCTTGACATAGATATAAATTTATTAGAAAATGTGAATGTGTAGGCTTTGACCTTTCTTCAAGTTAATCGGAGAGATGGAGGATGAACCATAATAGCCGATACAAGATTTTAGAGTCTTAGAGTTTCCTAAATAGTAATACTGCCATCTAATATATCTATCAACTATTGACAATACTTATAACAATTCACATATTGCTATTAAATTACTAAGTGGTTTATGATAATTTATGAAATACAAAAGGAGGTATTGTGCAATGAAAGATTTTTCTAAAAAGATGCTTACCGTTTTATTTTTGATTTCTTTAACGCTAAGTGTATCAACTACGAGCGAGAACGCTTACGCTGAAACGGATGGGGCAAATCTTCCAGGGCCTCAGCTGGTAACTGATGCATGGATGTTTATAGCTGCATATAAAGCCGATCCGGAGGTACTAAAGGCAATGCTGCCAGAGGGGCTTGAGCCAAACCCTGAAGGGCAAGTGGTTATAAACATGTATACGGTCCCTGATGGTAACAATACATCGGGATTTGGTCCCTACACGCTTACATATCTTACAATTGAGCTCGCAGATCAGGACTCTTACATAAAAAACGCTGATACTACAATCCCTGGCAGGTATTTCATCTACTATTTCAACAGCTCACCTACCATGAGAGCATTTACCGATCCAGTAGGAATTCCAGTAGATGAGAACACTAATGTTCTGACAACTACTGAAGTAAAAGACGGAAAGCTTACTGCTACACTAACAGTGGACGGAAAACCAATGATTGTTTCTACAGCTGATGTTGGTAGTGAGCTCGGCAACTTTGGCGGAGGACACCTTAACTATTTTGGCCTCATGACCAAAGATGTGGATGGCAAAAAAGTAAATCAGGTAGTTAAATATCCTATTCCTTGGCTCGGCGGAGTTGTTGATACTCAAAATGCTAAGATTGAGTTTAAGGCTCCAGAGGATCATCCTATAAATAAAGTTAAGCCTATAGCTGATCCGACTTGGGCAATTTGGACAAAGGGAAGTTTTGTTTATCCACAGTATCAAGTTGTAAATTAGTATAGACAATCCTTATAATGGGCCGCTGAGATACATGCGGCCCAAAAACAATTTATCTATTCTTTATCGTAGCAAGTCCACCATCAACACCAAGCACCTGCCCTGTAACCCAACTTTGCTGGCTTCTAAGAAACCAAAGTATAGCCGAAGCTATATCACCGGGCTCGCCTACTCGGCCAAGTGCATGCATCTTCTCAGATTTTTTCAATATAGCATCATTTTCCGTAAGGCTTTTAGTTAAAGGAGTTTTGACCAATCCTGGCGCGACACAATTTACTCTTATACCATGGCGCGCATACGTTGCTGCCGAGGACATGACTAGCCCAATTACACCGGCTTTTGACGCTGCGATAGCTTCATGATTAGCCAGACCCGTAAGTGCTGCAGCAGAGGAAACAAGTACTATTGAGCCGCCTCCGGTTTCCATCATTGCTTTAGCGCTGCTTCTTAATGTTGCGAAAGCAGAGGTAAGATTAAGTGAAATAGTTTTGTTCCAATCCTCTTGTGTTGTAAGATGAGATGGTTTTAGTAGAATTGAGCCAACACAGTTTACAACACCATCTACTCTACCGTATTTCAGCACCACATCTTTTATGCATTCATCAACATCTGTAAAACTGCTTGCATCTAATTTATAGCTCTTAGTATTAAGTTTCTGAGAAAGCGCTTTAAGCTTTGTGTCATTATTTGAACAAGTAATCAGATCGCAGCTCTCGCAAGCGAGCATTTCACAAACCTTAGAACCTATTCCACCTGTTGCTCCGATTACGACATAAACTGGCCTTTCCATATTTGTTGTGTTCATCGATTAGTCTTTTTTCTCTTTGAAATGAGTTATTTGTTAAAAACGGGTGAGTGGTAACAACGGCCAGAAACATATATCTGGCCGTTATTTGAGTTTGATTTTAAGCATTATCTTCAGCTAAACCCCATCTGTGCTGTATCGCTTTCCACTGTAGAGCCTGATAAAGAGCGCTCAGTCCAACCAAGCTGTATATGATTCTACTTAGAATCGCCGACTGACCCCCAAATATTGTGGCAACTAAATCAAATTGGAAAAAACCTACCAGACCCCAATTCAGACCACCAATTACTAATAAAATAGCAACAATCACGTCTAATGCTCTCATTTTTACTACCTCCATATTTTTTTTACATATCTGAGGTTAGCAAATGTCTAAGTTTTGTCAAGCTAATTCCAAATTCCATGTTATAAATTATTTATAAACATCTGAGGTCGTTATAACTATATGCAAATATTAATAAAATATAAATACTTGTTTCTTACTATCTGCTAATAATACTTAAGAGTATTAAAATATCTCAACAATATATACTTGACGTTAGTTAGACATATACTATACATAAATACTTTGCCTTCAACTTTTATTCCTTAATTTTTTGATTATGCTTTATTTTGTGACAGATAGATTCAACCGTTTCCGATGGAGGCACTTTTGCTACTAAGCCCTATATATCGGGATCAAGCTACATTCTAAAAATGAGTGATTTTAAAAAAGCACATTGGTGTGATGTATGGGACGGACTATATTGGAGATTCATAGATAAACACCGGGAATTCTTTTCGACAAACCACAGAATGTCCATGATGGTAAGAATGTTTGACAGATTAGATACACAGAGAAAAAATAGAATTTTACTATTAGCTGAAAAATTTATTCAGGATGTAACTTGCTAAACGGTTTTTATATCAACCAGCACATAAAATCGCGTTGCCGATTAAGGATACAGACTCTCTAATCTCTCACTTCTATATGTAAAATTACTTTCTAGAGAAAGATCAAACACCTTAACAGCAGGGGTGGTTCTTGTAACCTCGATAATATGCGCAGGCTGGGTGCCGCCGAACGTAATCATTGCGTTACCGGTCTGAGGCATAAAATCAGCATCTCCGATAAAAAATGTATATAGGTCTTCTTCAAACTGACCGTATTCCCACACTATATCCACTTCTTTTGTTTCGGCGTTTATAGCGTACTCAACAGCTCTGCTGAAATTTTGGGAGTCTGGAAGCCGCTGATCAAACGGGCTTGCTCTGTTGTTGCCGTTATCATATATAAGGAAAGTGCCCTGATCTGTTATATCAGGTGCGTGCTGGTGGTATTGGAAAAAGAACTCATGATTAGATAGAGGAGTAAGCAAGTATTTGCCAAATATCTCCGGATCCCAGTTTTCATGCGGCCCAAGAATCCATATTAACTCCCCGGTTTGTCTGCTGAATTTGATTACTGCGTCTTGGTGACGGAAAGAAACAATGATTGAATCATCGCTAGTATCATGAATCACCGCATTACCATGAGACCAGTCTCTGGTAGGTTCAGCCATACCGAAAACGCCTTCATAAAGACTATCATATAATCCTAAAAGAGAGCTGTAATTTATCCGGTAAGGATCGAGTAGATCGAGCATTGACCACTCATTTACCACTGTTCCATCAGGGGTAAACTCTACTACTACATCACCAACAACAATAGCCGTTCCAAGAGGTGCAAAGGGGTCTGTTACACTAGTTGGATAATCGAATAATGTTCTAAATTCAACACTTAAGACAAGAAAGTTACCTGACTCCATCTCAAAAACCTCATGATGAAATGTTAGAGCATCCACAGGTATGCTGCCGGGGTCACCAATGGATGAACCTGCAGAATGCCAAATATTAACGGCATTTCCCAGCATATCCAGCTCTATTACTCTTTCCCTTGGCGCTAATAATAGTAGGTTGCCGTTTTTTATTCTTCTTACGTCACGATCTCCAAAACTTAGCGGAAACTCTATGTCATGATACCAGCACACATCACCCTGCGCATCAACAGCTATTAAGTAGCCGGCTGCTTCAAACAATGTTACGCCCGGTTCCATAAGCTCAGGAGTGCTAGTTACGCTAATTACAGGAAAATCAAGCGGTAGCTGCGGTGTCGTTACTTCAAATACTGCTGGCTCTATAAGCTGCTCACCTTCTTCTCCAAAAACTTCTACGGTAACTGTATAGTCTCTATCGGGCTTAAAACCCAAAACAGGATGTGCATGATCTGAAATTAATTCATCAAAATCAATACTAAATTCTTCGGTGCCATCGCTGACAGTTATTGATACTCTGGATAAGCCTGATGTCAGTAGCTCTAAAAGCCCGGCAAGCGGAGTGCTTGCATTTGGAGCCATATCTAATGTTGGAGCTTCAAGAACCGTATTAGGTTCTTCAGGCGGAGTTTGAGCTTCTATAAATGTGTCATTGTTACAACCTGAAACACTAAAAATACTGATCAGAATAAGCAATGATAAACTTTTCAATACTTTACTATCGAAGGAAAAATATCTCATCCGTGCGTCCTCTTTTAAAAATATATTTATTTAATTACGGAGAATCCGCATTAACCCTAACTCAATATATATCATATGTAAAAATGTAAATCAATCATTATCATCATAGTAGGTAAAATGAGGAATGAGGGGTGAGTAATCTAATAAAAACTTATGGAGCCTGTGCTAGCTCACGTAGCCAATTATAGTGTGATTTAAGTCCATCAATAAATCCTCCGTGGGCAGAATAAGGAATACCATATTCCTGACAAGTTTGCTCAACTATAACAGACATATCTGGATAATTAATATGGCATATCTGCGGAAAGAGGTG encodes:
- a CDS encoding acetoacetate decarboxylase family protein, with the translated sequence MKDFSKKMLTVLFLISLTLSVSTTSENAYAETDGANLPGPQLVTDAWMFIAAYKADPEVLKAMLPEGLEPNPEGQVVINMYTVPDGNNTSGFGPYTLTYLTIELADQDSYIKNADTTIPGRYFIYYFNSSPTMRAFTDPVGIPVDENTNVLTTTEVKDGKLTATLTVDGKPMIVSTADVGSELGNFGGGHLNYFGLMTKDVDGKKVNQVVKYPIPWLGGVVDTQNAKIEFKAPEDHPINKVKPIADPTWAIWTKGSFVYPQYQVVN
- a CDS encoding aryl-sulfate sulfotransferase gives rise to the protein MRYFSFDSKVLKSLSLLILISIFSVSGCNNDTFIEAQTPPEEPNTVLEAPTLDMAPNASTPLAGLLELLTSGLSRVSITVSDGTEEFSIDFDELISDHAHPVLGFKPDRDYTVTVEVFGEEGEQLIEPAVFEVTTPQLPLDFPVISVTSTPELMEPGVTLFEAAGYLIAVDAQGDVCWYHDIEFPLSFGDRDVRRIKNGNLLLLAPRERVIELDMLGNAVNIWHSAGSSIGDPGSIPVDALTFHHEVFEMESGNFLVLSVEFRTLFDYPTSVTDPFAPLGTAIVVGDVVVEFTPDGTVVNEWSMLDLLDPYRINYSSLLGLYDSLYEGVFGMAEPTRDWSHGNAVIHDTSDDSIIVSFRHQDAVIKFSRQTGELIWILGPHENWDPEIFGKYLLTPLSNHEFFFQYHQHAPDITDQGTFLIYDNGNNRASPFDQRLPDSQNFSRAVEYAINAETKEVDIVWEYGQFEEDLYTFFIGDADFMPQTGNAMITFGGTQPAHIIEVTRTTPAVKVFDLSLESNFTYRSERLESLYP
- a CDS encoding methyltransferase domain-containing protein codes for the protein MRRENVRSENELEVNLKFLTQFIIHPTKIGAIAPSNDSLCDLMTDMAELKEVSSVVEFGPGTGVITEKIVNKISEDTTFFAMEINETLVEATKKRCPEATVYLDSASSAKKYLDIHGEKGCDCIISSLPWSTFSDDLQDDLMDTIIDVLHPGGKFLTYAYVPGLIFPSARRFRKKLHEKFDKITRSKIVWTNFPPAFVYYAEKT
- a CDS encoding ABC transporter ATP-binding protein; this encodes MSEEIIGINNVYKSFDTKEVHMGVDISIKRGENITVLGGSGSGKSVLLKEITGLLKPDKGDVIIEGENIVPMDERELVNVRKKIGMLFQGAALFDSLTVEENIAYPLRENANYPENEIKEIVSRNLEMVGLPDIEDKMPSDLSGGMKKRVGLARAMAMNPKILLYDEPTTGLDPPNITRINHLIRNMQEQFGITGVIITHDVQSAFEISDRIAFLYHGKIVFTGSVEEAKNTDVKILSDFINAKMEGGDE
- a CDS encoding SDR family oxidoreductase, which encodes MNTTNMERPVYVVIGATGGIGSKVCEMLACESCDLITCSNNDTKLKALSQKLNTKSYKLDASSFTDVDECIKDVVLKYGRVDGVVNCVGSILLKPSHLTTQEDWNKTISLNLTSAFATLRSSAKAMMETGGGSIVLVSSAAALTGLANHEAIAASKAGVIGLVMSSAATYARHGIRVNCVAPGLVKTPLTKSLTENDAILKKSEKMHALGRVGEPGDIASAILWFLRSQQSWVTGQVLGVDGGLATIKNR
- a CDS encoding DUF378 domain-containing protein translates to MRALDVIVAILLVIGGLNWGLVGFFQFDLVATIFGGQSAILSRIIYSLVGLSALYQALQWKAIQHRWGLAEDNA